gaaaagaaagtttCAGTCTATCGACCAATAATATAAACGTTCCGCAGTTTTACCAACCACTAACCAACGCGTTTGCTTAAATTTGTGAATCCAATACCCAAACAAGTAATTAGCACTTTGTTTGCACCAGTGTTCagttcttcctcttcttcactcTTTTTGTAGCTCTCAAGTTTAAAACTATGGCCGAAAAAGTCCTTGAGATGCCGCAGGAACTGGATCGTGTATGGTGACAATGGGCCCATCAGACACTTGGAAATGTCTTTGGGGGCCATAGTCATGAACAGAGCTGCGTAACTCTGAAACGTTGAGTCCACACAACCTCCCCTGAAGATCTCTTCTAGAAGAAGAAATGCAGCTTCTTTCCCAACGTCCTCTGGCACAGACGGAGTTTCCCCTGAACCTGCAGGTTTTGACATGGCCTCTGCAGTGTAAAACACGCCAGTTGTAGTTTCCGCCACTAATGTAATACCAAAACCTGGAGATTTTCCAGATTTATCACCTCTGTGATGATCAGTATAAATATACACATCAGGGATAAACTGCAGGAAGACACCTTTAGCAGCCTCAACGAGACGATTGCTTATGGCTGGTGAAACACGTACAGCATACACAACACCACGAATTCTTTTCACTTTTCCTTGATCCGTAAGTTGGATAGCTTTCAGCTGTTTACGTATCggacatttaaaaattacttCTCCGCCACCTTCTGGAGCCATTCCACGTTTCGTTACTTTCAATTCAAGGCCATCATCAACTACAAGAAACCTCTTCAGAACTGGCACAGCTCCGTTCAAAATAGAGTCCACTGTCGGATCGTTCTGATTATTTGTCACTCCTTTTAAAGTAAGATTAAGAGCTTTCTTACAAAATGGTCCCAATGCTATTAAAACGTCGAGATAGTAACCAATGCTTCTCAGCTTACAGCATTCATGTTCCATCGTCCCACCATATAGAAGTCCTGGTTGGTAGTATAACAATGTACCAGTTTCGCTCACTTCAATACGAGATCCATTTGTTATCTTGTCCAATAAGCGAATTAAATTCACTTCAAACTCTCTTAAACCAGGTTCATCATCCTGTGATCTGATGTCTTTTATTCTAATTGGTTTGCCGCTTAATGTCGATAATACTAAACGCTGTCGAAAGTAATTGCTTCCTTTGAAAGTAAGAACATTGTCTTTAGCTACTGCCATTGCACTACTTTTACAGTATTGTCATACACTTTATGATTCTATAACGCGTTAAAAAACTTAACCTCAACACGTGCAGACATTAACATGCCTCAATATCATAAATATGTCGCAGTCGCTGCGAGCTTGTTTTCTATTGTTTACAAGGCAGACAAGTTTATAAAATTTCCCTCACAGAATCAAATTTTAAAGTACATTAAATGCCTTTATGcgcatttatatatacatttgaaatatttaataataaatatagtttTAATTCCGCTTATATTTTGTCGTAATAAGAAATACAATACATAACTAGGAAATTTTGAAACATGATACTGCACATACAAATATTACGCATATCAGCCATAGTACTGCAATTTCCCTCAGAATGCAAATATTCTCTACAGAATTTAAATGCAAATGATAACTATTAGgacatttattgctattatatataGACAACCACATACAAAAATAGTTACTAGAGTTATATGATTTTAAAGTCaagttataattaaattatttgcgACTTTCGAAATATTGTAGGGAAATTTCAAACAAAGATTCACAATTCAAAACTCGTGACGGGATGTGTCATTAGTTTGACAGTAAATGGACTCTGGAATTAATGTTTTAGGTTATGTCGTCTTTGGTGGATTTAATAGCATGTAATATTATAGGTAAAGTATTGAAagtgttttcatatttttttcttcttttagacACAATGTAAAAAGCGCACAacgttattttgttttgtaaataaaactGATGCATTTTATAACATTGGTATTGAAGtcaaaagttacaattttttttacaggtAGTTCAATCAAGATTTGAAgatgaatatattaatttaaaagtataattatTTCGGTGATCTTAGCCATATTCGTTACTAATTGTGGCTGCTATTTTACTATCGTGTTTAGTTTGCAATCACTGTTTcaattgtttatgtatgtatttatttgtctatgggcTTACCGGTATAGCATTTGACGCAGAGGTATTTACAgcgttgtgttttgtttttattcttgtgTTGGGGTATGATAAAATGTGTTGTTCCTTCAAAACAAAAGTGAGACAATAAATAGTGCAGCAGTAAGTGGGTACAAATACAATGACAAAATCCGATATTCTTAGAACCAGTGCTGGTCAATATAACCTAATTCAACTTCTCTCCACAGCATTAATCAGAGTTGAAGagttgaacatttaattaaaatatatatatatttggtaatATATGTGCCTGGACCCCTATTGCGGGGAGATTGCCTGGCCGATGTTTACTACATAATTATTGTAAGGATGTTCGTTTGGTTCCAGAACGGGACAGCAATGGCGATGTGTTGTGGACATGGACATACCCCTCCGTGACCGAGCAGCAGCAGGCTCTTGTACTCCGCAAGTGTTGCCTAGATGGCGACCATGTTGCTGTGCAGCCTTTTGTTTATGGTCGCAGTGGCAAGGCGTGGTACTACATCAACTGCACTGAAGTTTTCGAGTCTGACAATCTTCCCAGGGTAACTGAACGCCTTCATATTGTTGCTAGACGCCACTCTggttacacaacatagaatgtCTCCTGTGTTGGATTTGTATTATCTAAATGAAACTGggtatggactggaaggtcctgggttGAGTCTCCGGTAGAGGTGAGATTTAGCTCCTTCCAGAATAGCCCTGGAATCCACTTAGCcggtacacacctgtggagtaacggtcagcgcgtctggcccgggttcgaatcccggtcggggcaagttacctggttgaggttttttccggggttttccctcaacccaatacgagcaaatgctgggtaactttcggtgctggatcccggactcatttcaccagcattatcaccttcatttcattcagatgctaaataacgtagatgttgatacccaataaaataaaataaaataaataaataaatccacttAGCCTTCTATCAAATCGAGTGCTTTGTCTTTCCTAGAGTAAAAGACTTCAAGATGTGTGATGCCAATCAAATCACCTAGGCCTAAtttcctcattctagtgccgaggtcaagaaaacaTGCAGCTCTAGCTTCACATCTTTATGGCGTCTAAAGGAGATATTACTTCTGACCCTATAATGTAATGTTGTACATTGTTGTAGAGAAAATTGTCTTTTGCTTAATTCGGAAAAGACTAAAGTTAAGAGTTATTGACGGAAAATAAGTGAAGAAACTGTACTGCATTTCATATATCCCTAGAGTTGGTAACAgcaataaaattaagaatttaGGCGTAATATATGACAACATATTAAAGTTTTAAATCGCATATGGCGTCGGCTTCTAAATCATTTGGATTTGCCATAAGGATCTCAAAATTGCTTACCAATCCACCACTCATAATTCTGTTATACGTATGATAGGAAACAGTTTGGTCAGAaataaatcaatcttcttaatgtgtccagctgtttgctgacaacataaagtccactataatccactgtagtctattcagttgttgtttttcacgagaaatgaggggtatgtgtcagaaataaatgaatgaattagaaagtttaaaacttaaaactattttaattcaGTTGCCTAGCTACTATTGCagttacatattattataatgtaccgaagtacatatgatatttccatgcagatattctgcgtcatcatacgatgaaagagtaatggaacggagaaaaattctctccggcgccgggatttgaacccgggttttcagctctacgtgctgacgctttatccactaagccacaccggattccaccccggcgtcggaagaatcgtctcatttggaacttaaaactgagatgattcttccgacgccggggtcgaatccggtgtggcttagtggataaagcgtcagcacgtggagctgaaaacctggtttcaaatcccggcgccggagagaatttttctctgttgcattactctttcatcgtactattGCAGTGTTTTTCTTCAAGGTGAAGCAGTTTGCACTGGTGTTGTGGAGCAGAGATCTGAATCCAGACAAGTATGAGACCCTCTGTCGGATGCTGAGCAAGACATACTGCAAGACCGGCAGCCCTGTGTCCATGCTGCAGCTGTACCTGTCTGTGGTGACCAGGGGCTCCTGCACCACTGAGGAGAACGGCACATTCCTGGTGCGGGACTTCGAATCTCGGAGCAACCACAACAACCACACTCCAAACACCAGGATAAGGGGTACGCCACACTCAGTACAGTAACCATGTGGTTAGACCTGGCTCTTCAGGAAAGAATACCTTCTATTGatcagtaatttttattattcttaaacATAATAAAGCAAAGTACAGCAAAATCAGACACATTCGAGCATCAGAGGCCGCAGACGCGTGTTTTGCAGTGACAGAGGGACAATTTCCCTTCACCACGGAGTTTAAGATTAAAACGAATTAGTAATTGAATTCtattgctgaaaaaaaaagtgagaactgttcttttaatatttaaatatacgtAACCACTAGACCACAAAGGCTGGTCGCAAGTTAGATTTCGGATTCagcttaaatttttcattttgtcACTCTTCCTTTATGTTCGTTGCAGAGTTGATCAGAGTGTTTGGGCTAGAAACCATCCTCATCTACACAGCATTACTACTCAAGAAGAGGATCGTGGTCTACCATCACAGCTTGGAGGCCTTACTCAAAGTAAGCGAGGGCTGTGCACAGCCTAATGTTCATACAGCATTCATGTTCAGCCAAGGCCCCGCTATCTCACATGTCGTGGAAAGATTCAAAATGTTTATTCAAGAGACATAGGAATCTTCTGACATTGAGTTATATCTTCTCACTaggcatgggggggggggggctatcTTGGGAATTGACTATCATCCCTctcttcgttcttcttgtattacccttgttctcctggattttgtcttccttttccccttgttctcattgtatttatttattgtttatttttttatttatttaattactgtattttatatttatttaatcgtttatttaattatatatttattcaactatttattcatttaattacttatttacttacacatttgtttgtttacttgtttattttcattcattcatttcaggaTGTTAACATAACAGGATAAACTGAAGTACAGCGTTCGCATAtacaacaatattaattatttaatacaaaaattTTTACATATGTTTATAAATGTATGCTAttatattcccttgttctctttgtattcccctttttctctttacattctccttcttctctttgtattcccttgttctccttgtattccccattttcTCTTTACATTctccttcttctctttgtattcccttgttctccttgtattccccattttcTCTTTACATTctccttcttctctttgtattcccttgttctcgtattccccATTTTCTCTTTACATTctccttcttctctttgtattcccttgttctccttgtattcccctttttctctttacattctccttcttctccttgtattccccattttcTCTTTACATTctccttcttctctttgtattcccttgttctccttgtattcccctttttctctttacattctccttcttctctttgtattccccttcttctctttacaattcc
This sequence is a window from Periplaneta americana isolate PAMFEO1 chromosome 2, P.americana_PAMFEO1_priV1, whole genome shotgun sequence. Protein-coding genes within it:
- the Rtc1 gene encoding RNA 3'-terminal phosphate cyclase-like protein, with protein sequence MAVAKDNVLTFKGSNYFRQRLVLSTLSGKPIRIKDIRSQDDEPGLREFEVNLIRLLDKITNGSRIEVSETGTLLYYQPGLLYGGTMEHECCKLRSIGYYLDVLIALGPFCKKALNLTLKGVTNNQNDPTVDSILNGAVPVLKRFLVVDDGLELKVTKRGMAPEGGGEVIFKCPIRKQLKAIQLTDQGKVKRIRGVVYAVRVSPAISNRLVEAAKGVFLQFIPDVYIYTDHHRGDKSGKSPGFGITLVAETTTGVFYTAEAMSKPAGSGETPSVPEDVGKEAAFLLLEEIFRGGCVDSTFQSYAALFMTMAPKDISKCLMGPLSPYTIQFLRHLKDFFGHSFKLESYKKSEEEEELNTGANKVLITCLGIGFTNLSKRVG
- the LOC138712418 gene encoding putative DENN domain-containing protein 10 B, whose product is MSSLVDLIACNIIERDSNGDVLWTWTYPSVTEQQQALVLRKCCLDGDHVAVQPFVYGRSGKAWYYINCTEVFESDNLPRVKQFALVLWSRDLNPDKYETLCRMLSKTYCKTGSPVSMLQLYLSVVTRGSCTTEENGTFLVRDFESRSNHNNHTPNTRIRELIRVFGLETILIYTALLLKKRIVVYHHSLEALLKWMSTFPALMWHRKAADILFPWIDLVPEELIDLKSNTSFVAGCRDSAVGTRTDLYDVLVNLPAREITVAPHAKESMTMTKTHKDIAVFMVQLAENEALSEQQVVREIADKTRELLNQLRLLATVSTPEGKNMVSIETLREKNLPQALDNFLFNLAVAENMMML